The nucleotide sequence CCAGCCTCGATGCTGGGAAATGGCGGTTTCGACGATCGCCAGACCCAGCCCGGTGCCGCCGGACTCGCGATCGCGGGCTTCATCGGTGCGGTAGAACGGCCGGAAAATCTGTTCACGATCCTCCGGGCTGACGCCGGGGCCATCGTCGCCAACGACAATGGTAACGCCCTGCGCATCGGCCGAGAACGACACGGCGATGCGGCTGTGCGAGTAACGCAGCGCATTGCGCACCACGTTTTCCAGCGCACTGTCGAGGGCGGTCGGGTTGCCGAACAACGGCCAGGGGCCCGGAGGGGACAAGACGTCCAGCGTTTTACCCACCTGCTCGGCTTCAAAGCGGGCGTCATCCAGCACATCGTTCCACAGTTCATCCGCCTGCAGCTCTTCCCGCGACAGCTCATACTTGTGCTGGTTGCGCGACAGCACCAGCAGGTCGTTGATCATGGCGTCGAGCCGCTGGGTTTCGGTTTCGATGCGGTTCAGTTCGTTGCCTTCGCCCTGACGGCGGCGTAATAGCGCGGTCGCCAGTTGCAGGCGGGTCAATGGGGTGCGCAGCTCATGGGAAATGTCGGACAACAGGCGCTGTTGCGCCGTCACCATTCGCTCCAGCGCGCTCACCATCTGGTTGAAGCTGGCGCCGGTCGCCCGGAATTCCTGCGGACCGGACTCCAGTTCCGGATGCTGCTTCAGGTTGCCGCGCGCCACTTCATCGGCGGCGTTCTTCAGCTTGCGCGCCGGTTTCGCCAGGCTCCAGGCCAGCCACAACAACAGCGGTGAGCTGGTGAGCATGGTGATGATCAGCAGCAACAGCGGGCGGTCGAACAGCAGGTTGATAAAATCGGATTGCGGGCTGCTGGCGGGGCGCAGCATGTACATCAGGTAGCTGTCTTCGCCGTCGCGCACGGAAAACGGCCCCAGTAATTCCAGCCGGCCGTATTTTTTCTTCTGCGGGAAATCGGCGCTGTCGGACTGGCCGATGAAGTTGCGCACCATCTGCATTTCATTGCGCTGGGCGCCAATCACGCGCCCTTCGCTGGTGACCAGCAGCAGGCGTTGGCCGGGCGGCGCCCATTTTTCGATCACGCGAAACAGACGTCGCCACCATAATAAATCGTTGGCCGGATCGCTCGCCAGCTCGGCCTCAATGTGCTGTTCCAGCATCAGCCCCTGCCGTTGCTCGTTTTCCAGTAGGGGAGTGAGTTGCCGGGAGTCCAGCTTGGGCAACATCAGCACCAGCATCAGCACCAGGGCCAGCGTCAGCCAGAAAATAGCGAAGATCCGGGCGGTAAGACTGTTGATCATACAATGGCAACCCGAATCATGCGGTGGAAACCATCAGATAGCCTCTGCCGCGCAAGGTTTTAAACCAGGGCAGCCCATCCTTTCGCTCAGGCAATTTGCGCCGCAGGTTGGAGATATGCATGTCGATGGCGCGATCGAACGGCGTGAGGCGCTTGCCCAGCACTTCCTGGCTGAGGTGTTCGCGCGACACCACCTGACCCAGGCGCTGCGCCAGCAGGTAGAGCAGCGTGAATTCGGTGCCGGTCAGATCCAGCACGTCGTTGTCGAAGCTGGCTTCCTGACGGCCCGGATTAAGCCGTAGCGCATCCACTTCGATAGTCGGTGCGCTGGCTTCGCCCGCCTGCTGTTGGTCGGTCCAGATGGAGCGGCGCAGAATGGCGCGGATGCGGGCAACCAGCTCGCGATCATTGAAGGGCTTAGGCAGATAGTCGTCCGCGCCCAACTCCAGGCCGAGCACGCGGTCCAGCTCGCTGCCGCGGGCGGTAAGCATGATCACCGGCGTCTGGTAGCGCTGACGCACTTCCTTGAGTGTATCGATGCCGTTTTTCTTCGGCATCATGATATCCAGCAATAACAGGTCAACCGAGTCATCCAGCACGCTTAACGCCTGTTCGCCGTCATGGGCGACAATGACGTTAAAGCCTTCCATTTCGAGCAATTCCCGCAACAGGGACGTCAGCTCGCGATCGTCATCAACCAACAGGATTTTATTCATGATTTACCTACCTCCACGGGCAAAATACGTCATAGATCGCCGCTATTCCATGACTTTACGTAGTTTTACATCGTCTGACGCATGTTTGCAGCAAG is from Dickeya dianthicola NCPPB 453 and encodes:
- the cpxR gene encoding envelope stress response regulator transcription factor CpxR, whose amino-acid sequence is MNKILLVDDDRELTSLLRELLEMEGFNVIVAHDGEQALSVLDDSVDLLLLDIMMPKKNGIDTLKEVRQRYQTPVIMLTARGSELDRVLGLELGADDYLPKPFNDRELVARIRAILRRSIWTDQQQAGEASAPTIEVDALRLNPGRQEASFDNDVLDLTGTEFTLLYLLAQRLGQVVSREHLSQEVLGKRLTPFDRAIDMHISNLRRKLPERKDGLPWFKTLRGRGYLMVSTA
- the cpxA gene encoding envelope stress sensor histidine kinase CpxA, coding for MINSLTARIFAIFWLTLALVLMLVLMLPKLDSRQLTPLLENEQRQGLMLEQHIEAELASDPANDLLWWRRLFRVIEKWAPPGQRLLLVTSEGRVIGAQRNEMQMVRNFIGQSDSADFPQKKKYGRLELLGPFSVRDGEDSYLMYMLRPASSPQSDFINLLFDRPLLLLIITMLTSSPLLLWLAWSLAKPARKLKNAADEVARGNLKQHPELESGPQEFRATGASFNQMVSALERMVTAQQRLLSDISHELRTPLTRLQLATALLRRRQGEGNELNRIETETQRLDAMINDLLVLSRNQHKYELSREELQADELWNDVLDDARFEAEQVGKTLDVLSPPGPWPLFGNPTALDSALENVVRNALRYSHSRIAVSFSADAQGVTIVVGDDGPGVSPEDREQIFRPFYRTDEARDRESGGTGLGLAIVETAISQHRGWAKADESPLGGLQLTLWLPLYQR